The Streptomyces capitiformicae genome contains the following window.
ACGAGTGGCGCGGCGTCCGGCTGTTCGCCACCGGTGCCTCGGTGCTGCGCGTACGGATCGCGGTGGGCGAGGACGGCGCCGCCGCGGTGCAGTTGGCCGACGCGGGCGGCGGCCCCGTCGCGGAGGTCCGTTCGGTGAGCGCTCGCCCGGTTCCGGACCGAGCCGTCTCCGCCACCGCGCACCGGCTCCACGACGCCCTGTTCCATATGGACTGGACGCCGCTGCTCCTCCCGGACCCCGTCGACGCCGACGAGGTGCCGTGTGCTGTGCTGGGCGAGGCGTCGGCCGGTGCCGAGCGCTTCGCGACGGTGGAGGAGGCGGGCGCCGCCGCTGCGGCCGGGCGTTCGCCGCGGTTCGTGGTGTACCGCCCGGAGACCGAGCCGGGCCTTTCACCGGCCGTGGCGACGCACCGGCGAACGGAAGAGGTGCTGCGTCTGGTGCGCGGGTGGCTGGCCGACGACCGGCTCGAGAAGACCCCCCTGCTCGTCCTCACCTCCGGAGCCGTCGCCACCACCGAGGGGGGTGCCCCTATGGGTTTCGTCAAGCTGGTGGGGCGGGCTGGGGTTCGTAGAAGGTGCCGTCGCGGAGCATCGCGAAGAGCACGTCGGCTCGTCGTCTCGCGAGGCAGAGGAGGGCTTGGGTGTGGTGCTTTCCCTGGCTGATCTTCTTGTCGTAGTAGGTCCGGGAGACCGGGTCGGCCAGAGCTGCGAACGCGGACAGGAAGAAGGCCCGTTTGAGCTGTTTGTTTCCGCGGCGGGAGGGTTGTTCGCCGCGGATCGAGGAGCCAGAACTGCGGGTTGTGGGGGCGAGGCCGGCGTAGGCGGCGAGGTGGGCGGCGGTCGGGAACGAACTGCCGTCGCCGACGTCGATGAGGATGCGGGCTCCGGTCCTGACGCCGATCCCCGGCATGGACGTCAGGACCTTCGAAAGAGGGTGGTTCTCCAGCAGTTCCTCGATCCGGGTGGCCAGGAGTTTCCGCTGGTCAAGCACTGCTTGGAGCGAGTTGGCGAGGCTGGGGACGATCAGAGCGGCCGCGTCGGTGCCCGGGACGACGACGCTCTGTTCGTCCAGTGCGGTGAAGATGTCTTCGACGAGTCGCTCGGCCATCCGCGGCGCCTTCGGGCGTATCAGCGCAATGAGCCGTCGGCGTCCGGCTTTGCGGATCTGGGCCGGGGAGCCGAACTGGTCGAGGAGTTTGAGCACGGCCGGGTGCTGGACGCGCGGGCCCAGGACGCGTTCCAGTGACGGGTGGATCTGGGTGAGCAGGCCGCGCAGGCGGTTGCTGGTGCGGGTTGCTTCGCCGGCCAGGTCGTCGTCGAAGCCGACGATCATCTCCAGCTCGGCGATGGTCTCGTCCTGGAGGTCGACCGAGCGGAGTGTGTGGGGCATGACGCGGGCCGCGTCGGCGATGACGAACGCGTCGCGGGCATCGGTCTTGGCCTCGCCGGGATAGAGGTCGGCGATCCGTCGCATCGTCAGGCCGGGCAGGTAGGCGACCGGGCAGCCCATGTCCCGGGCCACCGCCAGCGGCAGGGCGCCGATGGAGGCCGGCTGGTCGACCACCACGAGCACGGTCCCGTGCTTGGCCTGCAGTTTGCCGAACACTTCGCGGAGTTTCGGCTCGCTGTTGGGCAGCCGCTTGTCGAAGGCCTTCTTCCCGGCCGGGGTGACGGCGGTGGCGTGGTGTTCGCCCTTGCCGACGTCCAGGCCGAGGAAGGCGCCGATGTCACTGACGTCGATCACGTGCGTCCTTCGGTCGTCCTCGCCCGGCCGTCCCACGGCACCGATCGCCACATCCACATTACGAAGAGCCTCCCGACCTGCGAAGAAGCCGGTGGTCATGCCCCTAATCAGCGGTCTGTCGATGCCTCCGGAGCCGGTGACACCACCCCCCAAGACATGCGATCGACAGGGGGAGAAAGTCATACCAACTCCGAAGGCCGGGCGCCCCATTGCGGGGCCACCAAAAAGGTAATGCGGCGGCGCTCGCCGTGCTCACCACCGTGACGACCCCTGCCCAGGCCGCCGTGCCCGCGTCCCCCGCCGTCACCTTCACCAACCCGATAGCCGAGCAGCGCGCCGACCCGCACATCTTCAAGCACACCGACGGCTTCTACTACTTCACCGCCACGGTCCCCGCGTACGACAGGATCGTGATGCGCCGGGCCACCACCCTCCAGGGCCTCGCCACGGCCCCGGAGACCACGATCTGGACCAAGCACGCCACCGGTGAGATGGGCGCCCACATCTGGGCCCCGGAGATCCACTTCATCGACGGCAAGTGGTACATCTACTTCACGGCCGGCTGGTCCAACGACATCTGGCGGATCCGCCCGTACGTCCTGGAGACCAGCGCCGCCAACCCGATCACCGGCACCTGGACCGAGAAGGGC
Protein-coding sequences here:
- a CDS encoding IS110 family RNA-guided transposase codes for the protein MIDVSDIGAFLGLDVGKGEHHATAVTPAGKKAFDKRLPNSEPKLREVFGKLQAKHGTVLVVVDQPASIGALPLAVARDMGCPVAYLPGLTMRRIADLYPGEAKTDARDAFVIADAARVMPHTLRSVDLQDETIAELEMIVGFDDDLAGEATRTSNRLRGLLTQIHPSLERVLGPRVQHPAVLKLLDQFGSPAQIRKAGRRRLIALIRPKAPRMAERLVEDIFTALDEQSVVVPGTDAAALIVPSLANSLQAVLDQRKLLATRIEELLENHPLSKVLTSMPGIGVRTGARILIDVGDGSSFPTAAHLAAYAGLAPTTRSSGSSIRGEQPSRRGNKQLKRAFFLSAFAALADPVSRTYYDKKISQGKHHTQALLCLARRRADVLFAMLRDGTFYEPQPAPPA